The genomic DNA CTCGGGTATTCCAGACTGTGAGTGTCGAAAAAGTCGACTGCCAGCAATCCGGCATGCCTTTCTACCGCTCTTTCGTTGATAAAGCGTTTGCCTGATTTGTCGACGAAAATCTGCCCCGCATTTCCAATATCCATCAGCAGGGCCGATTCAAACTCGGGCACTTTCATCCCGAAGGCGCATGATACGCCATTCATGTGCCATAGCTTGGCCCCAACCTTCTGCGCCATTCGCAGACCGTCACCGCGGTTCCCCGGGTGCCCCAACGAATAGACCGGATCACCTTTGATATTGTTCTTGATGGTTTGTGAATCGAACTCATAGCCTCCGGTTGCCAGGACGACCCCTTTTTGTGCCCGAATCGCGATTTCCTTCCCCTGCGCCAGTGCAATAACACCGATGACGGCGCCATCCCTATTGGTAACAAGTCTTTTAGCAGGGGTTTGCGTCAGAATCTGGATGGCTCTTTGCTCTTGTACGGCATGAGAGAGCATCTGCCACAGGTTCTGGGCAAAGGCGGTTGCTCCCTTGTTTAAGCCCTTGATAACATATCTTTTTATCGAACTGGCGCCCTTGATATCTGGATAGCTTGCGCCGCCATAGACCTGAAGCTCAAGACCCTTGTACAGGCTTTTCAGCCAATCGACCGTTTTCGCTGACTCTTCAGCAAAAATCCTTAAAAGCTCATCGTCTTTATCGGAATGTGAAAACTCATAGAGAGTTTTAAGATAGCTGAAGGCGTCAGATAAATTCTCGGGGTACATGAACCCACCAAAGGAGACCAGCGTATTACCTCCACCTTTGTCAGTGCTTTCAAGGATCAGTACGCTTGCTCCTGCGTCATGGGCTGCAATTGCGGCTGTTGCACCAGCTCCGCCATAGCCGATGACCACGACCTCAGCAGTCTTATCCCACGTGGTTGCCATGATAAATCCATTGTCTAACAGTATTATCGTAACTAACTATATGTTTTTTAGTTGCTTTTCTCTTAAGTAACTTTCTGCTTGTTCGAGATTTTTTAACCCAATTTTTTGGGTGAGGTTTAACAATAGTTCGGATGTTAAGTTCTTTTTATTTAGATAGGCGCTCATGGCGTGTTTAAAATAAAGTTCCACTGTGCGCTCACCATATGTTTCCAGTTCACTTCGTAAAAATATCCAAAGCTTGCCTCCATCGACGGCAGCATTCACATAGGGACAACAAAGTTTAGATAAAATAGGATACTTGACTTGTAGTTCGCGGTGCCAATAAACACTTATTGCTACAATATCGATTATGAGAGGATTTTGAGTAATATATGGAATACAATTGTCTATACGATCATATTTTTCAGTTATTAAATTTCGACCATTGTTTTTGGCACTTTTAATGTGACTCAGATAGTTCTCCAACATTTCATATGTCCATACTTTTAAAATGCAACTCCTTATTGTCCTAAATTTGAAAGGATCACTATGGCAAGCCCAAACATTTCGCGTCGTTAATGAAATCGACATCTCCCATTCTATATCCAGTATATAATTTATAATCGATTCTTTACCCATGAGTTTGATTATATCCATTTTTAACGTACAAATGTTTGAGATTTAACTTGGCATAAATATCATGAGAATAAAGATAAGACCTAATTCACAGGAAGAGAGAGACATGATTGGTGTTTTTTTATCTCTGATCGCAGTCCGTAGAACTGCAAAGCGACCACTGCGGCGAATACTCCCGCAGAGGTGTCTATAAGAGGTACTGGCCTACACGAAATGGCCAGTACCTCTCCTATGACTTTGTACACCATCCAAAATTAAAAAGAATGTATGTGATTTTTAATCTCAATCATTGTTTTGTCATAAGGGCTGAGACTTTTAACGACCAGCTGAACGCAGTTGCTGGACCGAGAACAATTCGGGCGTTGTTTCGGGGGCATTTGTAATGGTTTTGAACTCTGCCGTGGTGCAGTGATCGGCCTGAACATCGATCATAGAGAAATAATTATACATAGCGACACCGGTTCCCTTGTTTTGCGGCGCATCATAATCCGCATGTGTGTAGCCGATAATAAAGTTTTTCCAGAATTTCCCGGAGCGGTCATAAATAAAATTGAGAGGCATACCAAATGTTTGGGTATCAACATAGTGGATCCGTTTGCTGACCGGATGAGCTTTATCCACCGGCGAAGATTCTAATATATACATTTTCCGTAGCTGCCAAGTCACATCTGGGAAACAACCGCCTTTGCCCGTTACAGCGATCATCTTATAGCCATCAGGATCGTTTTTATAGATCTCTTGGTCCAGGGGCATCTCATTGTGGTTATAATATGGTACTAGGACATTTTTTGTTCCTTTGTAAGTCCAATTCATATCGCTGATACGGCCATTATATCCTTCGAAGTCTTCAAGAGTAATATCAGAGCCTAGAAAGGCATCTGTATATTGCCCGCTGGACATGCGGCGAACCCGACGTTGGTAACCGAGGTAGAGGTAGGAATTATCTAACTTTGTATCATCTTGATAACGCTGAATGAGAATCTGCGTGTTTTTTATATCAAAGGGTTCCTCTGCCATTATATAGGTGCTACGGAAAAGCTTGTCGGGGTTAGGGGTGTATTCGGGAAAGGGGGCGACCCTGGTGCGATTGCTGAGTTTCATAAAGTGAAAGTTAAACCTCAGGTTTCGCTCAACCTGACCGGTTTTCATGTTGCGGTACTGCCAGAACCAGGGATTGATCCACCAAGAATCCCCTTGGGAGTACGATTTTCTGAAATTCCAGATCAACTTTTCACCGGCCCTGGGATCATCGGTGGTGAGCTCGTTCACAAAGGGGAGTCCAGAATCAGCATTATAGATAACGCCAACCTTGTCGCCAAGCTTGGCTCGATTGAGGTTAGCCTTTGTCGCTTCAATAAAGTCCGGATGTACGTCAAAAGAGGTGGTCTCGCCGACCGTGATCACATAGTCGCCGTCTTTAATATAGGTCAGAATTTCCTCCGGGAGCACGTCTTTGGCAACCTGCCAGTTGCTTGCATTGATGACCATCCCTGGTGTGATCCCGGCAGCGGAGGGGACACCGCTCTTGTAAGGATAGAATGTCTTTTCCAAATCCGCCTCGGTCGCTGCCAAAGCCGTAGTTACTGCCAGGGTTAAGTACATCAGGTTCAGAATAATTTGGTTTCTCATGGCACTTTTCCTTTCTTTTGTCTAATTAGAAGGTGTAGCGAAGGGTCAGTTGGATTTCATCTTCTTGGTTGGCAACGCCCATAGGTCCGTTAGTAAAACGAGCCAATGGCTCATAATCGTTGGGCAGCGATTCTCCTGCCAAGGCATCATTTGCACTCCAGTCGAATTTTTTCTTGCCCCCGGATTTGACATTGGCGGTTAAGGTTATCTTCAGATTGTCGGTCATAAGCCATTCGATGCTTGGTGCAACTGCCATCCCGTCACTTCGAATGTCACGCGCCATCAGGAGTTGGGGGCTGATCCGGTCGCTGTACCACCAGCCCTTTAAGAGAAGGGTGGCGGTCCAATTGTCTTTGTAGTCGGGCATATCGTTCTCATGATCCAAGATGTGCTGACCAAATACCTGGGTAGAGATCAGGAAGGCGCGCTTCTTGTTAAGAAAGGGAATCATCTGGTTTTTGTCGAAACCGATTACATAACGGACAATGTCAGTTTCTTTGTGTCCGTCCTTATCGCGGGGAAGTTCTTCGCCATTTGTGTAGACGGCCTCCAGTCGCCAAACCGCATCCATCGACTGGGAGTAGTAGTCGATGGAACCACCGAATAAGTTGACCCTGGGGAAGACAATATCGAAGACCCCATCGGTTGCGGGCAGGCCGCTACCCGGGACTGCCGGATGCTCTCGAAAATGCAGAGACGGCAGTTGCTGACGGTAATGCAGAATATTGGCAGAGAAGGTCGTGTCTTTGTAGACACCTTCAAATTTCAATCCGATTTGAGTGTTTCTTAATTTCCAGCTGGGGATATCAACATCATGAATAATGGGTACTGGTCCTCCAGGATACAGGGGGCCAACTACAGGGTGAGCATCGATATTCAGGTAGGAGCTGAAGAAATTCCCGGCATCCAGGATCGCATACGGTTGGCCGGACTGGCCGAGGACGCTGGGCCGGAACTTGTCGAAATTCCATACCAGGGTGGAATTGAACTCACTGAAAATGCCGGTTTGTCCCATGCGTGATTCAGCCTGCAATATCCACTGTGGGATGCGGATATCCTCCAACTCGTCATAAATGTTATGGCGCGAATAATCGACCGGATTGATGACATCGAGCACTCTGAACAGGTCGGTTTTTCCCCAGACAACCTGTTGTTTGCCAAGGCGAACGGCAAATTTATCGCCGCCAGACAGGTCGTAGGCCGTGTCAAGATAGAGTTCTCTTATGAAGTCAAATTCATCATTGAACTCCGGGAACTTGGCCTCGTCCTCATCCAGGTCCATGTAATCATCAAGATTCCTACACAGAGTTGGATCGTTTTCGCAGGGGAATGGCACGGGAGCAGAGAGAAAGGGTTTCCCGCCCAAAATCGGGTGGCCGGTTGTTGCATCGCCTCGGGGGTGCCAGTTTTGCCCAAGATAGTCTTCCCTTGCAGACGCTCCGAATTCATCATCGTTCAGATCATAAACGCCATCATAAGTGGCACGCAATACACCATTGATGGAAAACTGGGAAAAGAAGTTGCTGTCGATCTCCTTCATAAACTCCAGCTGTGCGGTATTGCGAAATTTTGATAATCCCCGTCCGTCTCTGACATGTGTGGCGTTTTCAAGAAAGCCATCAACCTCGACTTTTTTCGCTCCTACCGGTGTCGTAAGCAGCAGCATGCCGCCAATGCAGGCGATCATACCTAGGAGCACCTTTGTCGCTTTCATTGTCCTTGTTCTGCCGGGCATGTCGTACCTCCTTGTGCTATTTTATGTGACGATAATGCTGCAGAGGGGGAGAAAGAGTGGATTACTCCATCCTCGTCCTCGTAGGCAGCGCAGATAAACTTCGGTCTAAACACCAACACCCACGCAGGGACCAGAATCATTGCAGCAATTGCGTTGAGAATGACCATAACAATAAGCAACAAGGCCGCGTCGGCCTGGAAGCGCAGATCAGACAGGATCACCCACATGACAATCCCAGAAATCAGGGTAAGGACCGTGAAGCTGATTGCCTGGCCTGTGGTGGTAATGGCTCGCTTTACGCTCGAACTAATGGATTTCAAAGTCACC from Desulfuromonas sp. TF includes the following:
- a CDS encoding FAD-dependent oxidoreductase, which translates into the protein MATTWDKTAEVVVIGYGGAGATAAIAAHDAGASVLILESTDKGGGNTLVSFGGFMYPENLSDAFSYLKTLYEFSHSDKDDELLRIFAEESAKTVDWLKSLYKGLELQVYGGASYPDIKGASSIKRYVIKGLNKGATAFAQNLWQMLSHAVQEQRAIQILTQTPAKRLVTNRDGAVIGVIALAQGKEIAIRAQKGVVLATGGYEFDSQTIKNNIKGDPVYSLGHPGNRGDGLRMAQKVGAKLWHMNGVSCAFGMKVPEFESALLMDIGNAGQIFVDKSGKRFINERAVERHAGLLAVDFFDTHSLEYPRIPFYLIFDEVTRRRGPISRKAGLGSAGIQYAWSTDNSEEIKKGWIQQAETLPRLAQRLNINETTLVETIERWNEDTRQGKDTLYGRETPDNRHSATIENQPFYAMEVYPCLLNTQGGPRRNEKAQVVDVFDAPIPGLYSAGELGSMWGLIYQGGGNIAECLAFGRIAGTNAAREKFSHDNDKTKAI
- a CDS encoding DUF4125 family protein, which codes for MDIIKLMGKESIINYILDIEWEMSISLTTRNVWACHSDPFKFRTIRSCILKVWTYEMLENYLSHIKSAKNNGRNLITEKYDRIDNCIPYITQNPLIIDIVAISVYWHRELQVKYPILSKLCCPYVNAAVDGGKLWIFLRSELETYGERTVELYFKHAMSAYLNKKNLTSELLLNLTQKIGLKNLEQAESYLREKQLKNI
- a CDS encoding DUF1329 domain-containing protein encodes the protein MRNQIILNLMYLTLAVTTALAATEADLEKTFYPYKSGVPSAAGITPGMVINASNWQVAKDVLPEEILTYIKDGDYVITVGETTSFDVHPDFIEATKANLNRAKLGDKVGVIYNADSGLPFVNELTTDDPRAGEKLIWNFRKSYSQGDSWWINPWFWQYRNMKTGQVERNLRFNFHFMKLSNRTRVAPFPEYTPNPDKLFRSTYIMAEEPFDIKNTQILIQRYQDDTKLDNSYLYLGYQRRVRRMSSGQYTDAFLGSDITLEDFEGYNGRISDMNWTYKGTKNVLVPYYNHNEMPLDQEIYKNDPDGYKMIAVTGKGGCFPDVTWQLRKMYILESSPVDKAHPVSKRIHYVDTQTFGMPLNFIYDRSGKFWKNFIIGYTHADYDAPQNKGTGVAMYNYFSMIDVQADHCTTAEFKTITNAPETTPELFSVQQLRSAGR
- a CDS encoding DUF1302 family protein, whose translation is MPGRTRTMKATKVLLGMIACIGGMLLLTTPVGAKKVEVDGFLENATHVRDGRGLSKFRNTAQLEFMKEIDSNFFSQFSINGVLRATYDGVYDLNDDEFGASAREDYLGQNWHPRGDATTGHPILGGKPFLSAPVPFPCENDPTLCRNLDDYMDLDEDEAKFPEFNDEFDFIRELYLDTAYDLSGGDKFAVRLGKQQVVWGKTDLFRVLDVINPVDYSRHNIYDELEDIRIPQWILQAESRMGQTGIFSEFNSTLVWNFDKFRPSVLGQSGQPYAILDAGNFFSSYLNIDAHPVVGPLYPGGPVPIIHDVDIPSWKLRNTQIGLKFEGVYKDTTFSANILHYRQQLPSLHFREHPAVPGSGLPATDGVFDIVFPRVNLFGGSIDYYSQSMDAVWRLEAVYTNGEELPRDKDGHKETDIVRYVIGFDKNQMIPFLNKKRAFLISTQVFGQHILDHENDMPDYKDNWTATLLLKGWWYSDRISPQLLMARDIRSDGMAVAPSIEWLMTDNLKITLTANVKSGGKKKFDWSANDALAGESLPNDYEPLARFTNGPMGVANQEDEIQLTLRYTF